The genomic window GTGCCGGTAAATATCCAATCTTAGGCATTTGTTTAGGCCATCAAGCCTTAGTTGAACACTATGGCGGTAAAGTTATCCGTGCACCTGAAATTGTCCATGGTAAAGCATCGAGTATTACTCATCGTCAAACCGGTGTTTTTGACCAGATAAATCACCCCTTACCTGTGGCGCGCTATCATTCACTGATAGCAAGTGAAGTCCCTAATACCATTGATATTATTGCTGAATATATAACATCTGAACAAATCAGTTTACCAATGGCCATTGAGCATAAGACGGACGTAGCCTTAGGATTTCAATTTCATCCAGAGTCAATCCTAACGACTTATGGCGGCACGTTATTAGCGCAAACTATTGATTATTTACTGGCTTCACCACACAAAGCAGCGGAAGGTTCTTATGAGTAAAATTTTACAACAACTTGTTGATGGAAATGATATTAGTCAGACTGAAGCTGAAGATTTTTTTAAAAATATGATCAAAGGTGAAGTTGAGCCCGTACTGTTAGCAAGTGTATTAACTGCCTTAAAAATAAAAGGCGAAACGGCTAACGAAATTTCAGGTGCTGCCCTAGCAGTAAGAGGCTCAGCAACACCATTTCCACAGCAAGAGCATAACGTTGCTGACTGTGTAGGTACCGGTGGCGATGGCGCGAATACCATTAATATATCAACTACCGCGGCAATTTTAGCCGCGGCATGTGGCTTAAAAATGGCGAAACACGGTAACCGAAGTGTTTCTAGCATGTCTGGCTCCGCAGATTTATTGGAGGCCTTTGGCGTCAATTTAATGATGTCGCCAACGACAGCAAGTGCGTGTTTAGCGCAAACAAATTTATGTTTCTTATATGCTCCGGCTTATCACCCGGGTTTTAAACATGCAGCTCCGGTTAGAAAATCTATGGGGGTGCGCACTTTATTTAATATATTAGGGCCATTAGTAAATCCTGCTTCACCGAGCACTATGTTACTCGGTGTTTATACACCAGCGCTTATCGATGTAATGGCAAAAAGTTTACTGTTAACTGGGGTTAAACGTGGCTGGGTCGTTCACGGTAGCGGCTTAGATGAAATTGCCTTACACGGCGAAACGCAAGTTAGCGAGATAGCCAATGGTCAGTGTACAAGCCGAACCATTTCTCCCGCTGATTTTGGTTTACCCCGTTACACATTAGAAGATATTAAGGGCGGTACACCACAAGAAAATGCTGAGTATATTCGCGCAATTCTTAGTGGTAATGGCAAGGCTGCTCATAATGCCGCCGTCATTATTAATTGTGCCGCATTATTGTACCTACATGACAAAGCAACTGATTTAAAAATAGCCGCTAACATGGCAAGAGAAGTACTAGCTTCAGGTAAAGCATTAACGACTTTAGAAAATATGGTCGTGATTTCAAACTCAAATTTAGACTCAAAGGCAATGGCATAACATGGCAAATGTATTAGAAAAAATTGTTGCTGATAAACGTATCGAAATAGCGCAACGTAAAATTGATTTTCCATTAAGTGAATTTATTGACACTTTAGTACCCACTCAAAAAGATATGTACGGTGCACTTGATAGAAAAAAAGGTCACGCGCATGCTGGCTTTATTTTAGAGTGTAAAAAGGCTTCGCCATCGAAAGGTTTAATACGCGAAAATTTTGACCCTAAGGCTATTTGCCAGATTTACGATAAATATGCTGCCGCTATTTCTGTTTTAACCGATGAAAAATACTTTCAAGGCACTTTTGAATATTTAAAAATAGTGACTGACTCGGTAAATTGTCCAGTACTTAATAAAGATTTCTTTGTTGATGCCTATCAAGTTTATTTGGCGCGATATTACGGTGCCGATGCGATTTTATTAATGCTAAGCGTTTTATCAGACCAAGAATATAAAGACTTATCTGCTATCGCTGAGCAATATAACTTAGCGGTCTTGACTGAAATATCTAATGATGAAGAGCGCGATCGAGCCATTGATTTAGGCGCTAAACTTATTGGTATTAACAACCGAGATTTACGCGACTTATCCACCGATATCGCTCGAACCTTTGACTATGCGCCGACACTACCTGCTGATCGCATCGTTATATCTGAATCGGGTATTTATACCAACGAACAAGTTCGCGAGTTAGCGCCAGCAGTTGATGGCTTCTTAGTGGGTAGTTCAATCATGGCAGAAGATGATATTGATTTAGCTTGTCGTAAACTCATTTATGGCAATAATAAAGTCTGCGGCTTAACACAAGTTGACTACGCCCAAAGTGCTGTTGACGCCGGCGCACAATTTGGTGGCTTAATTTTCGCTGAAAAGTCGCCAAGGTATGTTAACGAACAACAAGCAAAAATGATTGTCGAGCAGGTTCCCTCTTTACGTTACGTTGGCGTGTTTGTTAATCATGCCATTGAAGAAGTGGCGAAACTTGCACACAAGCTAAACTTATTTGCGGTGCAACTTCATGGTAATGAAACTTCACAATATATCGCTTCATTGCAACCATTACTTCCAAAAGGCTGCCAAAGTTGGAAAGCTTTGCCGGTCGAAGACGAAGTACCTGAGTTAATGAGTAATGCGCAGTTTTATGTCTTAGACGGCAAAAATGCCGGCAGTGGTGAAACCTTTAATTGGCGAGCGTTAGCCGATTCTGGGCAAGACTTAAGTCATTGTTTTCTAGCGGGCGGGTTGTCTATCGATAATATTACACAGGCGGTTAGCCAGAAAACAACACTAGATTTATTCGGTTTGGATCTCAACTCAGGCGTTGAAACAAGCCCAGGCGTTAAAAGCCGCGAAAAACTTCAACAAGTTTTTGCCGCCATTAGACACTATTAATAAGACCGAACACACAAATTAAGTGAATATTTATACGCTATAAATAACTGACTTAATTCATGTAACTCGTATAAAGCATTAGGAATAAAGAAAATGACAGACCAAACAATTAAACAAGAGACGACCCAAGTAAAAGCAACTTTACCAGCCTATTTTGGCGAATTTGGTGGCATGTTTGTTGGTGAATTATTAGTCCCTGCCCTTGAGCAGTTAGAGCAAGCATTTATTGACTCACAACAAGACGAGAGCTTTTTAACTGAGTTTAATGACCTACTAACAAATTACGCGGGACGTCCGACCCCCCTGACCTTAACCCGCAATTTATGTAAAAATCCATTAGCTAAAATATATTTAAAGCGCGAAGACTTATTACACGGTGGCGCGCATAAAACCAATCAAGTCCTTGGCCAAGCATTGCTCGCTAAACGTATGGGTAAAACAGAAATTATTGCCGAAACAGGTGCTGGACAACACGGCGTAGCTACAGCTATCGCTTGTTCATTATTAGGTTTGAAATGTCGAGTTTACATGGGCGCATTAGATTGTGAACGTCAACAACCCAATGTATTTCGCATGAAACTAATGGGAGCAGAAGTTATCCCTGTTACTGCAGGCTCCGGTACCTTAAAAGATGCCGTTAATGAAGCCTTGCGTGACTGGTCTGCAAACTATGAAAACGCTCATTACTTGTTAGGCACAGCCGCGGGTCCTCACCCGTTTCCAACTATCGTTCGTGAGTTTCAAAAAATGATTGGCGAGGAAGCTAAACAACAAATTCTTAAACAAGAAGGTCGCTTACCAGATTATGTCATTGCTTGTGTGGGTGGTGGTTCAAACGCCATTGGTATATTCCATGACTTTATTAAAGAGAGCAGTGTAAAATTAATTGGCGTTGAAGCGGGTGGAAAAGGTGTTAATACCAACCAACATGGGGCAACCTTAGTTGCCGGTACAAAAGGTATGTTACACGGTAACTACACTTATATTATGCAAGATAAATCAGGACAAATAGAGGAATCGTACTCGGTTTCAGCCGGTCTAGACTACCCAGCTGTTGGTCCGCAACATGCCTTTTTAAAAGATACGGGTCGCGCTCAATATGTGCCTATTAATGATGACGAAGCGTTATCAGCTTTTAAACTGTTAGCAATGAATGAAGGTATTATTCCAGCACTTGAACCATCACATGCCCTTGCTCACACGATAAAAATGGCGGAAGCTGTTACTGAAGAAACCGTATTTCTTGTTAATTTATCAGGGCGCGGTGACAAAGATTTAGCGCATGTGCAAACTGTATTACAAGCTGAAAATGAAGCAAAAAGTCAAGGAGAAGCAAAATGAGCTTAGACACAACGTCAAACAAGCAGATGACTACGCGTTATCAGCAAACTTTTGCTCAATTAGCAAAAAAGAATCAAGGCGCTTTTATTCCGTTTGTGACCGTAGGCGATCCAAGTATTGAGCAATCATTTGAAATAATCAAAGCTTTAATAGATGCTGGTGCAGATGCTTTAGAATTAGGTATTCCATTTTCAGACCCAAGTGCTGATGGTATTACTATTCAAATGGCGGCATTGCGTGCACTCAACGCTGGGGTAGACACTGATGTTTGTTTAACTATTTTAGCAAAAGTTCGTGCTTACGCGCCTGAAATCCCAATCGGTTTACTACTTTATGGAAATTTAGTTTTTGCTCGCGGTATTGATGTTTTTTATAAAGATATGGCTGCTGCCGGTGTTGATTCGGTGTTAATTGCTGATTTACCTTTGCGTGAAAGTGCCCCGTTCCGTGCTGCTGCACTAAAGTATGGTGTTGCGCCAATATTTATTGCTCCGCCTAACGGCAGCGAAGAAACATTAAAGCAGGTTGCAAAATATAGCTACGGCTACACCTACGTATTAAGTCGTGCGGGTGTAACGGGTGTGGATACGCCTAAAAGTGCATCGGTAGAAGCTACTAATCCTGCTATTCATTTAATTGAAAAGCTAAAAGCAAATAATGCCTCACCGGGCGTGATAGGATTTGGTATTTCTAACCCAGAACAAGTTAAAGCAGCACTTGCAACCGGTGCCGCTGGCGCAATAAGTGGTTCTGCCGTGGTTAAAATCATTGAAAATAATCTTGATGATAACCAAGCAATGTTGGCGGCATTAACACGTTTTGTTCAGGAAATGAAAGCAGCAACGCGTTAATAAAAAACGCCTGTTTATTACCTATAAAATTAAATAAAGCCAGCTGAATTAACATCAGCTGGCTTTATTTTTATCACTATCTTTTGTTAACTTGCTAAGAAAATTTTATTAATAATCACGTTTAAATAATAAATATAACGCTATTGCATTATTTATCACTAGCGGACTTTTTAACTTCGTTATTTTTGAAAAAATAGCTTATCTGTTATCTAAACTTTAAAATCACACACCTAAATATATTAATAAATACGATACCATTCAATACAAGCTATATGATGAAAAAATTAAAGTATAAATTTAGATAAAAAAAAACCTTTATATACTGGTAAAACTCCAGTAAATAAAGGTTTTAAACGTAATAGCAGGGTAATTAGTTACCCATTTTAGCCCAAGTATCGCGCAAACCTACCGTACGGTTAAATACTAACTTATCACCTTGTGAGTCTTTATTATCACGACAAAAATAACCTTGGCGTTCAAATTGAAAGGCTTGTTCAGGTTTAGCATTGACCAATGATGGCTCTACTTTAGCGTGACTGATGGTAATTAACGAATCTTCATTCATCACACTCTGAAAATTTTCTGCAGCAGCAGGATTTGGTACATTAAATAAACGGTCATATAAACGAATTTCTGCATCAATAGATTGCTGAGCAGCAACCCAATGAATAACACCTTTTGGTTTAGTACCATCTTCAGGATTTTTACCTAAGGTATCGGCATTATAATGACAATAAACGGTCGTAACATTGCCTTCGCTGTCTTTGTCACAACGTGTGGCAGTAACAACGTAAGCACCACGTAAACGCACAGCTTTATCAAGCACTAAACGCTTATATTTTTTATTAGCTTCTTCACGAAAGTCTTCCGCTTCAATATAAAGTTCTGCGGCGAAAGGAACAATGCGAGTACCTTGTTCATCATCACTTGGATGATTTTTTACTGTTAATTCTTCTACTTGATCTGCTGGGTAGTTTTCTATTACCAATTTAATCGGGTCAAGTACCGCCATAGCACGAGGTGCATTGTCATTGAGGTCTTCACGAATACAAGCTTCTAAAACACCAATTTCAACGGTATTGTCCATTTTAGTCACGCCAATACGTTTAGCAAACTCACGTAATGAGCTCGGAGTGTAACCGCGACGACGAAAGGCAGCAATCGTTGGCATACGCGGATCGTCCCAACCATTTACAAGCTTTTCATCAACTAACGTATGAAGTTTACGTTTACTCATCACAGTATATTCAAGGTTTAAACGTGAAAACTCATATTGATGTGGTACAACATCAATCGATACATTTTCAAGTACCCAGTCATATAAACGACGGTTATCTTGAAATTCTAATGTACAAAGTGAATGGGTAATACCTTCAATAGCATCAGATAAACAATGGGTAAAATCGTACATCGGGTAAATGCACCATTTGTCGGCTGTTTGATGATGATGAGCAAAACGAACACGATAAAGAATCGGGTCACGCAAACACATAAAGCTTGATGTCATATCAATTTTAGCGCGAAGAACACATTCGCCTTCTTTACATTTACCGTCTTTCATTTTGGCAAAAAGTGCTAAGTTATCTTCAACACTCGTATCACGATATGGGCTATTTTTCCCTGGCGCTTTGAGCGAACCACGATGTTCGCGTGCTTCATCCGCATTTAAGAAACAAACGTATGCCAAGCCTTTCTCAATTAATTCAACAGCAAAACCATGCAATTGATCAAAGTAATCAGAGGAGTAATGAACCTTACCCGCCCAATCAAAGCCTAACCATTTTACGTCTTCTTGAATTGAGTTAACGTAATCAATGTCTTCTTTTTCAGGGTTGGTATCATCGAAACGTAAATTACATAAGCCTAGGTAATCTTGAGCAATGCCAAAATTTAAACAAATTGCTTTCGCATGGCCAATATGTAAAAAACCATTGGGCTCAGGTGGGAAACGAGTTTGTACACTCGAATGTTTACCACTTTCAAGATCCGCATCGATAATTTGACGAATAAAATTTGTTGGGCGTTTTTCAGCTTCCGACATCCACAAAACCTCTAAAAAGAATTTAAACTACGTTATTTTTCGGCATTATAACAACTGTTAATCAAAGGGAATAGCGCTTATCTCGGCAAATTATAAATTTTACGCATTAAGGGCAAAAGTTGCTTAAGAATTAAATAAATATCGGCTTATTCCTAGAAAAATCAATTAACGTCTGATTATCATCAATAGGTATTTAGGTAATGGCCATAAAAAAGAGAAGTACCAAACGGCACTTCTCTTTTATAAAGATTTTTTACTGCAATAACACTTTAGCTTAAGCTTTTTTATTCGCTATTTTTTATTCACTATATAAGTATCAACTAATTGCGCTAAAACATTTAAGGGTACTGGCCCATTGCGAAGTACCACATCATGAAATTCACGAATATCGAATTTTTCACCAAGGTCAACTTTAGCTTTTTCTCGTAATTCAATAATTTTTAACATGCCAATTTTATATGCGGTTGCTTGTGACGGCATAACAACATGGCGCTCGACCATTTTTACCGCGTCAGACTTAGCATTTGGCGTATTTGCGACATAATATTCAATACCTTGTTCTCGCGTCCATTTTTGCGTATGAATACCCGTATCAACCACTAAGCGACAAGCTCTCCATAACTCCATGGCTAAGCGGCCAAAATCAGAATATGGGTCTTGGTATAAACCAATTTCTTTAGGGATCATTTCTGCATATAACCCCCAACCTTCGGTGTGTGCCGTATAACCACCAAATTTACGAAATTTTGGAATATCAGTGAGCTCTTGCTTAATAGCTATTTGCATATGATGACCCGGTATTCCTTCATGATACGCCAGAGCCGCCATTTGATATGTTGGCATCGCTTGCATGTCGTAAAGGTTGGCATAATAAACACCTGGACGAGAGCCATCAGGTGCAGGTTGTTGATAGAATGCTTTACCTGCCGATTTTTCTCTAAAAGCCTCAACCGCTTTAACTTTTAGTTTAGCTTTAGGTTTAGTTAAAAATAAACTGTCTAAACGTCCTTCCATATCATCAATTAAAGCAACAGCTTCGTCTAAGTAACGTTGTTTACCCACTTCATCAGCAGCGTAATAAAATTGTTTATCATTACGCATGAATTCAAAAAACTCACCAAGTTCGCCTTCAAAGCCAACCTTTTCCATAATAGTGCGCATTTCACCGTGAATTCGAGCCACTTCACTTAAGCCAGTTTGGTGAATTTGGTTAGCGGTTAAATCTGTTGTGGTGGTACGTTGTAATGCGTTATTAAAGAATGCTTCACCTTCTGGAAATTTCCAAGCGCCATCTCTATTGTCTGCTTTTTTTTCTAGCGTTTCTAAATAACTGACTAATTGCTGATAGCCCGGTTTTATGCTGTTCATTAATGCGGTATTAAGCGCTGCTAACAGCGTGCTTTTTTCAGCGGCATTGATCTCAAGTTTATTCACCTTTTTAGTGAAGTCAGCTAAAATCGTACTGTCTTTTCCATCTTCAAATGGAGCACCTGCAAGAATATTTTGAGAGTCACGAATAACGTGAGGAAAAACAAACTTAGGGGCAATAATACCTAGGTCTTCACGCAATTTTAGTTGTGTCGTTAATTGTTCTAAAAGTACTTTAGCACCCTGCACTCGAGCAATATAATCTTGTGCTTCTTTCACATTACTAATGGAATGCTGATTAATTAAAAATGCAGGTAAACTCGAGTGTAAGCCGCGCATTTGATTTACAGGATAGTTATGAAAACGCCACTTATGGTCAGTAATTTTATTTTCTAATTTTTGTACCAATAAGTGATAGCTGATCATTGTCTGCTCATCGAGTTTGCTACTATCGATGGCTTTAACACGCTGAAGGTTTTCATGAGTAATCGCTAATTCCTTTAGCGTGTTTTCTTCTGAAATATCATCCCATTTATCATAATCAGTTTTTATACCTAAATAAGTTTGCATCATCGGGCTTCGTGCAACACCTTCATCAAAAATAGCATCAAATATTTGGTTAGCTTTTTCTGATTCAGACAGTGCTTTAATCGCACTTTTTTTCTCAGCGTCCTTTGAGCTTGTTTGTGGTGTATCAATACCTTTTTGTTCTGTGCAAGCGCCAAGTAATGAGCTAGAAATAGCCACTACTAGTAATGTACTTTTTAAGGTCATAAGTATCTCTTTTTATAGGAATATATAGTTACATTTCAATAACTGTAAATGTTCTGAATTAAAAATGCTTTTATCTAGTCTTGATCAAAAATGATAGTGTTGGCAATAGCTGTTCGACGAATCGCTTTGTAATTACGATAAGAGGAACTTTACCTCTTCTCTTTTTATCAGACAGTGCTGATAAAAAGAGCTTATACCGAGGTAAAAGCTCTTTTCAATTAAAGTAGAATTTGTACTTTTATGATTAACATAAGAAAATTTATTCTCAAGTGTTACTGAATATAAATAATCACACGTAAAACCTAAGTCTTGTAAATATCTGATGGCTTAAGTTTTAACACTTTTCGTTTAGGTTTATCATCGTTATCTGTTGCTTTAGTGGCATTGGGGTTTATGTATATTTTGCTCACTTTAGGCTTAGCAGCTTGATAGTCTTTTTTTGGTAACTCAGGTTTTTTTACCGTTTCAACTTCACGCTTTGGAGTAAATTTCTCAGGACGGTTAACATGATATTTGGTATCAATGGCTTGAATAAAGTTTCTCAAAAACTGATCTTTACACTCGCGGTAATGTTTGTGATCGGGCTTGCGAAAAAAGGCACTTAATTCAGGTTTAGTCATACGTATACCTGAGGTAGACATCATATCGAGAACATCTTCTGCGCGCAGCGCTAATGCTATTTTTAATTTGTTGAGCACAAGATTGTTATTCATTCGTTTTTCAGCTGGCGGTGTTTCACCATCACGGGCGCCACGTTTGTCAATAATTAAACCGTTCAAAAAAGTAGCAAGCTGAATATCGGTGCAGTTAACAACTTGTGGATCATCTTCTTTTTTCAACCAATAACTGATTTGTTCACGACTTACCGTTAACTTTGCTAAATTAAATAGGTCGATCATCTTTTGATCATTAAAATTAAAGGTATATCTTAAACGTCGTAAAACATCATTATTGGTCACGAAACTCTCCAAAAAACACAGCAGGCCCTACCCAATGTAAAGCTGGGCCTTATTATATCACTATAGTTTTTTAAACAAAAAAGTATTTACTCGTTGTTAAAATTTAACGTTAACTCATGTTAAGATAATGCGCTGTTTTAGCGCGCCTTATTAACAATCATTATTTGATAGAGAAATCATGAGTAAAACTGCTAGCTTATTTGAACCTGTATTAACTAAACGTCGTGGCAAACATGCTGATAAAAAGCATTGGACTAATTTACTTGGTAGTAGTGACACGCTAGCTATATACCATGGCGCCCTCAATGCCGACGCTCCGATGTTGTTATTAACCAACGACACCCAGTCAGCATTGCGTTTCGAGCAAGAATTAAAAAGTTTAAATAAAAAGCGGCAACTGCCTATTTGCTTATTTCCTGATTGGGAAACATTGCCCTATGATACCTTTTCACCGCATCAAGATATTATTTCCCAGCGACTAGCAACGCTTTACCAATTATCAAATATGAAAAGTGGCATTATTATTGTGCCGGTTTCAACATTATTACAACGCCTTGCGCCAACGCAGTATTTGCGTACAAATAGTTTGATCGTAAAAGTAGGTGATAAAAAAGACTTACATCAAATGCGACAAAATCTTGAAGCCAGTGGTTATCGCTGCGTAGAACAAGTGATGGAGCATGGTGAATTCTCTGCACGTGGTGCAATTCTCGACATATTCCCTATGGGCTGTAAAACACCGTTTCGCTTAGATTTTTTTGATGATGAAATTGATGATATTCGCTTGTTCGATCCTGAAAACCAGCGTTCAAGTGATAAAATAGATGAAATAAATTTATTACCCGCACACGAATTTCCGACCGACGAAGCAGCAATAAATTTATTTCGTCGTCAATACCGAGAAGAATTTCCTAACACCATTCATAAAGAGTCAATATATCATCAGGTCAGTGATGGTATTTTGCCGGCAGGTATTGAATATTACCTCCCCTTGTTCTTTGAAGAAACGAGCACTTTGTGTGACTATTTAGGCGAAAACACACGGATAATGCTCAGTGGCGATATTGATAAAGCTATTGAACAGTACTGGCTTGATATTGATTACCGATTTGAAGAACGTCGTTATGATCTGACTCGGCCATTATTACCCCCAAGAAACTCTTTTTAAATAGTGAAGAGTTTTATCGTGCCTTAAAACCTTTTGACCGAATTTCAATAGAAAAAGTGCCGGTAATAAACGCGTTACAAGAAACTGACAGTGACGACATTGAAAAGTCAAAAGCCGGTCATATCCGTTTTGATGTCACTCCCTTACCTGATGTTACGGTTAATCATCAACTGAAACAGCCTTTTGAATTAATCAATAATTTTATTCGCGACAAAGAAACCCCAGATAAAATTTTATTTGTTGCCGAAAGCCAAGGCCGTAGAGAAAGCGTTTTAGAGTTATTAGAGCGTAACCATATCAAGCCACAATATTTTGACGATATTGAAAGCTTTGTCGCAAGCCCGGACAAACTTGGCATCACAGTGAATACCCTCAACAGTGGTTTTATCTTTCAAAGTAAAGGCACCGCTAAGAAAAATGCGCTAGCCCTAATCACCGAAGATGAACTTTTAGGAGAGCGGATAAAACAAAGTCGCCGCCGTACCAAACAACAAACTATTCAAGCGGATGCTATTTTTAAAAACTTAGCCGAGCTTTCAATGGGACAACCTGTTGTCCATTTTGAGCATGGTATTGGTCGCTATATGGGCTTACAAACCATTGAAAATAGTGGCATAACCACTGAGTTTCTAGTTTTAATTTACGCAGGTGAATCAAAGCTTTATGTACCGGTTGGCTCATTGCATTTAATTAGCCGTTATTCGGGCGCCGACGCAGAAAGTGCGCCGTTACATAAATTAGGTAACGATACTTGGAGTAAAGCAAAACAAAAGGCCGCTGAAAAAGTGCGTGA from Colwellia sp. PAMC 20917 includes these protein-coding regions:
- a CDS encoding DUF1456 family protein, with product MTNNDVLRRLRYTFNFNDQKMIDLFNLAKLTVSREQISYWLKKEDDPQVVNCTDIQLATFLNGLIIDKRGARDGETPPAEKRMNNNLVLNKLKIALALRAEDVLDMMSTSGIRMTKPELSAFFRKPDHKHYRECKDQFLRNFIQAIDTKYHVNRPEKFTPKREVETVKKPELPKKDYQAAKPKVSKIYINPNATKATDNDDKPKRKVLKLKPSDIYKT
- a CDS encoding DUF885 domain-containing protein, coding for MTLKSTLLVVAISSSLLGACTEQKGIDTPQTSSKDAEKKSAIKALSESEKANQIFDAIFDEGVARSPMMQTYLGIKTDYDKWDDISEENTLKELAITHENLQRVKAIDSSKLDEQTMISYHLLVQKLENKITDHKWRFHNYPVNQMRGLHSSLPAFLINQHSISNVKEAQDYIARVQGAKVLLEQLTTQLKLREDLGIIAPKFVFPHVIRDSQNILAGAPFEDGKDSTILADFTKKVNKLEINAAEKSTLLAALNTALMNSIKPGYQQLVSYLETLEKKADNRDGAWKFPEGEAFFNNALQRTTTTDLTANQIHQTGLSEVARIHGEMRTIMEKVGFEGELGEFFEFMRNDKQFYYAADEVGKQRYLDEAVALIDDMEGRLDSLFLTKPKAKLKVKAVEAFREKSAGKAFYQQPAPDGSRPGVYYANLYDMQAMPTYQMAALAYHEGIPGHHMQIAIKQELTDIPKFRKFGGYTAHTEGWGLYAEMIPKEIGLYQDPYSDFGRLAMELWRACRLVVDTGIHTQKWTREQGIEYYVANTPNAKSDAVKMVERHVVMPSQATAYKIGMLKIIELREKAKVDLGEKFDIREFHDVVLRNGPVPLNVLAQLVDTYIVNKK
- the trpA gene encoding tryptophan synthase subunit alpha, with amino-acid sequence MSLDTTSNKQMTTRYQQTFAQLAKKNQGAFIPFVTVGDPSIEQSFEIIKALIDAGADALELGIPFSDPSADGITIQMAALRALNAGVDTDVCLTILAKVRAYAPEIPIGLLLYGNLVFARGIDVFYKDMAAAGVDSVLIADLPLRESAPFRAAALKYGVAPIFIAPPNGSEETLKQVAKYSYGYTYVLSRAGVTGVDTPKSASVEATNPAIHLIEKLKANNASPGVIGFGISNPEQVKAALATGAAGAISGSAVVKIIENNLDDNQAMLAALTRFVQEMKAATR
- the trpD gene encoding anthranilate phosphoribosyltransferase, giving the protein MSKILQQLVDGNDISQTEAEDFFKNMIKGEVEPVLLASVLTALKIKGETANEISGAALAVRGSATPFPQQEHNVADCVGTGGDGANTINISTTAAILAAACGLKMAKHGNRSVSSMSGSADLLEAFGVNLMMSPTTASACLAQTNLCFLYAPAYHPGFKHAAPVRKSMGVRTLFNILGPLVNPASPSTMLLGVYTPALIDVMAKSLLLTGVKRGWVVHGSGLDEIALHGETQVSEIANGQCTSRTISPADFGLPRYTLEDIKGGTPQENAEYIRAILSGNGKAAHNAAVIINCAALLYLHDKATDLKIAANMAREVLASGKALTTLENMVVISNSNLDSKAMA
- the glnS gene encoding glutamine--tRNA ligase; translated protein: MSEAEKRPTNFIRQIIDADLESGKHSSVQTRFPPEPNGFLHIGHAKAICLNFGIAQDYLGLCNLRFDDTNPEKEDIDYVNSIQEDVKWLGFDWAGKVHYSSDYFDQLHGFAVELIEKGLAYVCFLNADEAREHRGSLKAPGKNSPYRDTSVEDNLALFAKMKDGKCKEGECVLRAKIDMTSSFMCLRDPILYRVRFAHHHQTADKWCIYPMYDFTHCLSDAIEGITHSLCTLEFQDNRRLYDWVLENVSIDVVPHQYEFSRLNLEYTVMSKRKLHTLVDEKLVNGWDDPRMPTIAAFRRRGYTPSSLREFAKRIGVTKMDNTVEIGVLEACIREDLNDNAPRAMAVLDPIKLVIENYPADQVEELTVKNHPSDDEQGTRIVPFAAELYIEAEDFREEANKKYKRLVLDKAVRLRGAYVVTATRCDKDSEGNVTTVYCHYNADTLGKNPEDGTKPKGVIHWVAAQQSIDAEIRLYDRLFNVPNPAAAENFQSVMNEDSLITISHAKVEPSLVNAKPEQAFQFERQGYFCRDNKDSQGDKLVFNRTVGLRDTWAKMGN
- the trpCF gene encoding bifunctional indole-3-glycerol-phosphate synthase TrpC/phosphoribosylanthranilate isomerase TrpF, with translation MANVLEKIVADKRIEIAQRKIDFPLSEFIDTLVPTQKDMYGALDRKKGHAHAGFILECKKASPSKGLIRENFDPKAICQIYDKYAAAISVLTDEKYFQGTFEYLKIVTDSVNCPVLNKDFFVDAYQVYLARYYGADAILLMLSVLSDQEYKDLSAIAEQYNLAVLTEISNDEERDRAIDLGAKLIGINNRDLRDLSTDIARTFDYAPTLPADRIVISESGIYTNEQVRELAPAVDGFLVGSSIMAEDDIDLACRKLIYGNNKVCGLTQVDYAQSAVDAGAQFGGLIFAEKSPRYVNEQQAKMIVEQVPSLRYVGVFVNHAIEEVAKLAHKLNLFAVQLHGNETSQYIASLQPLLPKGCQSWKALPVEDEVPELMSNAQFYVLDGKNAGSGETFNWRALADSGQDLSHCFLAGGLSIDNITQAVSQKTTLDLFGLDLNSGVETSPGVKSREKLQQVFAAIRHY
- a CDS encoding aminodeoxychorismate/anthranilate synthase component II; the encoded protein is MHSHQEPTINGNVRIFMLDNLDSFTYNLVDEFQCLGFEPTIYRNTLSADFIFEQMQKSTDRVLLVLSPGPGEPNKAGCLMALIAKCAGKYPILGICLGHQALVEHYGGKVIRAPEIVHGKASSITHRQTGVFDQINHPLPVARYHSLIASEVPNTIDIIAEYITSEQISLPMAIEHKTDVALGFQFHPESILTTYGGTLLAQTIDYLLASPHKAAEGSYE
- the trpB gene encoding tryptophan synthase subunit beta → MTDQTIKQETTQVKATLPAYFGEFGGMFVGELLVPALEQLEQAFIDSQQDESFLTEFNDLLTNYAGRPTPLTLTRNLCKNPLAKIYLKREDLLHGGAHKTNQVLGQALLAKRMGKTEIIAETGAGQHGVATAIACSLLGLKCRVYMGALDCERQQPNVFRMKLMGAEVIPVTAGSGTLKDAVNEALRDWSANYENAHYLLGTAAGPHPFPTIVREFQKMIGEEAKQQILKQEGRLPDYVIACVGGGSNAIGIFHDFIKESSVKLIGVEAGGKGVNTNQHGATLVAGTKGMLHGNYTYIMQDKSGQIEESYSVSAGLDYPAVGPQHAFLKDTGRAQYVPINDDEALSAFKLLAMNEGIIPALEPSHALAHTIKMAEAVTEETVFLVNLSGRGDKDLAHVQTVLQAENEAKSQGEAK